The sequence TTGGCTTTGAGTTTACGACGTACGCTAAAAGCACAAACGATTTTCCAACTGCTTAAATCCGTTTGCTGATTAGAGAAGATGATGCAATACATCAATAAGTCTTTTAGTACCACTTTAAAGCATTTCCATCAAAAGTTGTTAAGTGCATTTTAATTCAACTTTATAATCGGAAAGTGGCGATGCTTTGAAAAATCGAATTCGGGTTGAGTTTTTGAATCTTTCTGATGACCCTTTGCTAGAACATTCATAACAACATAATTCACTTTGGCCACGTGCAGCATATCCAAAATCTGTAAAAGCAGTAATCAAACCATTAGATATGAAtaatttattagaaattatGCATTTCATTTCACCTCTTGTTCTGCATTTGGAATGGACTCCAACACATTTCGTGCTTGATCAAAATGCTTTGCTGCAATCGCGTAAATTTCTGACGATGGCGGACGCATCATATGCtcccttatacttttaaattcAGCGTAAGAAACTGGCGGTGGGCTGGTTAAAGTGGCAAAAGGCGCAAACCTTCGATTGAAGCGAATCTCTTCATTGTCGAACTTTGGCATGGGTTGTCGTATTCGGCCGTCCTTTGTCAATGCTCCCAGTGCCTTATAGAACCCACCACACATACTTAACAAGGCATGATAGTAAACGATCTCTTGTCTGTACGGTTTCTGTTGTTTCTTATTCTTTTTTGGCTTCGGTTTGCGGTTTTTCGTATAGCCACTGCCTTGCAGTTTGCTTTGATGCTCCGCGTATTCTTCTTGCACCAGCAGGTTATTTTCGGTGCGTGTTAAAGCTGACACAATGAAGCTTATCAACAATTCGTAGGGATACCTGAAAATGAAGCTAATAAAATCCGCAAATTTGCTTCTATTTTACATTTTACCAATAAATATACAGGAACTCATGTACCGAATACAGCTCTAATTCGAAACCTGACATTAAATATAACATCATCGCACGAAAACAATTGTACAATACCCAGGTTGCGAATTGAGCGCTATGTTTAAGTGCTGTGGCGTGAGCTTCATTTCCTTCGGCCGCTTTTTCGTTGGCCAAAATAGTCAAGTGAGAGTCCAATCGTGCCGCCTCTACTTGAATATTATCAAAGCTATCAATAAAGCGTGCCAATTTGTCGCGTTGCCGAGCTCGATTAAAACCGCAAATACGGATAAACTGTGTAAATGTATTCAAACTTATACAGTAGCGGAAAAATGTATCcaaatacatttgtattttcTGGTCAGAAGCCAAGGGATGTTTTGGATTTAATACTGGCGGCGAATTAAAAGCACGAACTGAGTCCCAAAGAAAGTCCTTCATTGGAATTGTTCCGAAAACAAGCCGACGATTAGAAATGAATATACCCTGGAGTACGCTGCGTGAAAGCACACATTGACCAGATCTCTTGCTGAACTCAATGAAGAAATTCTAGTAAGGCAAAATTCTTTGTATgactttggtaatttttctaaatatgtgGTTATAAGTAGTTACCAAGGCCGAGTAGTAATCACGCATTCGAATTATTTTACACGAAAACTTCAATCGATGCACTAATTCTTCGAGAAACACTAAACTGGATGGACGATCGCGAATCTTCACGTTTCGGGGGAAAGTTGGTGGTTGACTGCGGTCATGTATTCGAGGCGAAAATCCTATTGGATTTGGCGAATCAGCtgtaataaaagttaaaaaaaaaattttagattcgtacaaaaaattaatgaactAACATAATCAAACACTTACAGTTTGGCGCAGGCTGGATACCCTTGTCGATGGTGCGCTTTATTTGTGGAACTAACTCGAGCGATgcgtttaaatttttataaatctcatTCGTATTAGATTCTGTTGGTGAAGTAACCATGACACAATCGAATTGGTAAATAGATTGGTAAAAATGCCGCATAAAACGCAACCGATGTACAACGGCCATAGTGAATTCTGGTTGTTGTTCAGTTTTGCTAAGACGTACCAAGTCATCTTCAGCTTCTTTTAGCTGAGATGTCACAGCTGCAGGCGGACAATCTTCAACAGCTAGTAGAGACGAATTTCCATATAGCTGaaaatcttcttcttcgtttACGCTGCTTATGATAATGATATTCTTTATGATAACAATGAGATTTCGTAGCGCATGGCAGAAGGCTCGAAGCGCTTTATCTTTGATACTGCTTGGCTGGTGCAAATAAAGGCATGTGAACAATACTTGGTCCATTGAATTTCCTTCTAGCCAAGACACAAGGCATGCGAAAAGTGCATCAAAGGTGCCAATCAGCTCTTCATTGGTTAGATTTTCCAGTTTCAAAACACCCGCCTACATAACACTTAAAtaggtaaaaataattttgtgataTCAAATATACATTACCGCAACCGCAGACTCGAAGGTATGCGGTGGTGCATCGTGCTTATTATAGCCCATCCCCACATCCATTTTGGGATCCATCATTTCAATAGCGGACATGGCTTCGAATAGCCCAAATAGCATATCTTGCGCTAGTTCTCCTAGAGTTAATTCAGAACATGCATCAAAGAACTCCTTTGTGATATCTACCCAGCCGAACCGTGGGTATTCGCCGGTGTCTTCATTGGTTCTAACTGTTCGCTGTATCTCGCCATCTATGAAATTACCATCTTCCATTGACCATTGGGCGGCCTCGGAAATTTCAGACTCTACAAACTCCTCCGAGTTCTCCTTATTTGGGGTACTTTGTGAAGCTGCCGCGGCAGCTGCAGCTGCTGTAGCCGCTTGAAATCCCGGCGCGTTCACGCTAATTTACAGGAATATTTgcattattggattttaaaggAATATTTCTTAAGCATGAGAATTTTTATTCGCTCACATTGGATTCATTTGACGTTCTTCCGCTTCGATGAAATTTATTCGGTTTAAATATTATTGCCTTACGTATTGTTTAAAAATCAATGTGAGcctatttctttcaaaaaatttgtaaaactttaTAATGTGCACaaagttcttaaaaataaatgacagTCAATTtggatatacctacatatgttcaCTTACAACACATCTACACAGGCAAAAATTTATGTCATGTTACTTATAACTGAAAATATATTGCCAGGGAGACAGTTCATTGCTAACGAAGCGCAATAAATGGCTCTGTTCATGTCCATGATAATTCTTAACAATTGCTTTTTTTGTGCTTTCGTAGGCAAAAATttgcaaagaagaggaaaatgAGAGAGCAAACTGACAGTTGATTTTAAGgcgaagttgcaagtttttaattcaaaagtttttttaagattCCAACTTGTCATACGAGATActtgaaaaatcaaaagaaactaGAATTGATAAATGAAAACGAATTGCACTAAAAGAAATGTCAAACCAGCgacttgaaataaaaataaatcaaacaattcaatttataaACCTAGAACTAAAACTAAGGAGCTGACGTATTAATAGTACAAACAAGTAAAGTTCCATGTCGAAATAGACTTTCACGTCGGACTATATAAACTCAAATAAGAAGAAGCTGCCGTAATAACGGTACAGACGAGTACAGTTTAACGTCAAAATACAGTTGTTGGTCCTACAGACAGTGGAAAACCTTGACGTTTTGTGGATTTTCACCCCGCCATttaaataatagttaaaaacaaaacatgtcAGTAAGAAAAACAATTGATCACAAGCATATGCTCAtacaatatacaaataaatagctaaatttttgggaaaatttgcagtaaaaaatttaaacagaagcaaataattaaaagaaaatttgcagATTCGTCTTAAAATgtgcaattttgatttttttcacttGCAAGCTCTTACTAGTTTTGCGTTCTTGTACTTTCCGTATGTTGTACTCTGTGTGagtggaaaatttcaaattccttTAAAATGAGTGGTCTGCAAGTTACTTGATAGTTCTTATGGGAAAAGAAGAACATACCTAATATTAGCATAAATATCTTATTAACCCTATAATTACACCTTTTACTAAATGTCTCAGCTGTCAAATATCTCTCTCTCATTTTTTCTCATGGGGGAACCTAGCTGCCTTAacaattcattttcaaaacaacaaatgaaataaaatgaaaattctgTTGCCAAACTACGGAATGACAGCTAAGGTCATGACAGTAATGGTGACAAATTAAATAAGACAGATATGTTTTAACAAATATATTCGCGGttccattttcaaatttttgttttaacagaGTAAGTATTGTTTGCCGCATTGGTAGTTAGACATGCCTCTGGTTAGACGGCCAATTTTTCTCTTCGCGGAAATGTTCTTCGTCGTAGTCCAAGGCCTACACTATTCAACTTGATTCAATGTGTTAGGCTAAGTTGGTTGaagttgttaaaaatattttgttctgaGCCCATTGTTGTATGAAAGGTTGCAACGCTTGAGAAcgcaaattgaattaaattaataaacttGCCGTTTTCATCGCTATTTCAACCGTGAAAGACATCTACCACTAAATTTAAAGAGCATCAAGACGTTTAGATAATCGAATTTggtgaaattttattaatgaataTAGAAATTTGCCCTAATGGAACAATAAAGTTGACGCGTATGGAAGTAAAAATGTTCAATGTAgaactttaaaaatatcaataaatgctGATAGATATATGTattgagaaaactttttctaaaagtaaataattgttgtagtccTTGGCCTCAGTTGCTTTTGaagttaataaaaacttttcactAGAAAACATTTGCTTATTCTTGGTTTATTCTTTTTGCaattcttattttatattattggttttaaattcattttcactAGAAAACATGTGCTCGACCTGTTCTTTtggccatttttattttatactattagtttttaattttttcctaaatttttttcataaataataaatatcgcAACTGCATCGGTATACATTTTTGTTACCgcgatttttatcatttttctacaaaaacaattaaCAAAATCAAGTTGCCAAAGAAATTGAATTCAAATTTGTTATCCGTGATTAAACGTAAACTATAATTACGATTGTTTATTGAGAGATTTGCGCTGACTGAAGGATTTTTTGTTATGTCGCTGCCACATTGGTTTATCAGTTTTGCTCAAATTTCTCCTGTTTGCGAGGGTCGCCGCTAGTTTCATCAGTTATCAGTCCACCACCAAAATGTCAGTCAGCGGCCATATTTCTTTTTCGACTAATAGTAAGTGCGTTCGATTACAAAATTATCCCTCACCAGCCATCAATCCAAATATTGTATATAGTAGAGCGTAATCGCAAATTCTCTCCCAAAGAGAAGAAAAACCCAAAAAGTTTACAAACGGAAAATTATCCATCACTTGCGAAAACTGAAGAAGACATCGTCtaagtttgtttaaaaattattgtgttGTGCAGAAAAAtgccttaaatatattttacttacTCACGTTGTTTATTGatgagttttcaattttttcgtttccgaATATAAGTTGCAATTTCAAACCGGCGCAAAAGTGCACGAAATACCAAATTGCATTAAGGGgagagaattttcaaaaaatcaattttttgttttttcgatatttcgaaagtatagtatcttaagaatatactgtgaaattttcatgcggaaatttccaatattatagcttctctAGCCCACTAACTAGTGAGAgggcggtccgcgcgctcctgtacctcaaactttaaactcgtttctctcaaaactactttttccggcacgacCTGCATGATAATTCAtacagttttaaatattttttgatgcgatttttttttaaatattcgaaagtgttttctctatagatttgatttttgatatttttaataaaaaatttcataaccatatttaaagtgtgacatttatgacgtaaaacgcatgtttttttctaaatgctgcaaattgcaaagtttttcgaaattcaaaaatccggctcgacatactataactacaactttattttacaagaatttttttactttttacagatccatcaacatttcaaagagaaatgatgcagaccgtggggcaactttttttcattgctctttgggtcacgtgattttgtatatactaatttttgtaaagaaaaattaaaatgaatttttttataaagtttaagtactaataaacaatgtatacatttttttatatttatttctattgttatcccttctaaaaacagtttttcttttaacgcatttttggcgctgctggacgtatgtaactccttaaaaaagaaatttgtttgcttacAAAAAGTTCAGTAATACTCTTACGAATCATATGATTTCGTGATGGATAATTTTTCCCGACTAAAATTtctccagcataaaaaaagcgtCTTTTTTGCGTCGAACTGTTTCTCAATTTTTTAGTGATGGATAATTTTAGGGCGTTAACGTACGCCTACttgcaaaaattaagaataacttttaaacatttttgcgtTATCGAATAAAACTAAACCAAATAGTGTTAGTCAAGCGAAATATTTGTAGCGTTCATATCTAATGCCCTGTTGATATTTACCCAtatggatttctttttgttaCCAATCAATTCCAAAATTAGTAAAACTTGA is a genomic window of Anastrepha ludens isolate Willacy chromosome 6, idAnaLude1.1, whole genome shotgun sequence containing:
- the LOC128866675 gene encoding N-alpha-acetyltransferase 35, NatC auxiliary subunit homolog, with product MNPIVNAPGFQAATAAAAAAAASQSTPNKENSEEFVESEISEAAQWSMEDGNFIDGEIQRTVRTNEDTGEYPRFGWVDITKEFFDACSELTLGELAQDMLFGLFEAMSAIEMMDPKMDVGMGYNKHDAPPHTFESAVAAGVLKLENLTNEELIGTFDALFACLVSWLEGNSMDQVLFTCLYLHQPSSIKDKALRAFCHALRNLIVIIKNIIIISSVNEEEDFQLYGNSSLLAVEDCPPAAVTSQLKEAEDDLVRLSKTEQQPEFTMAVVHRLRFMRHFYQSIYQFDCVMVTSPTESNTNEIYKNLNASLELVPQIKRTIDKGIQPAPNSDSPNPIGFSPRIHDRSQPPTFPRNVKIRDRPSSLVFLEELVHRLKFSCKIIRMRDYYSALNFFIEFSKRSGQCVLSRSVLQGIFISNRRLVFGTIPMKDFLWDSVRAFNSPPVLNPKHPLASDQKIQMYLDTFFRYCISLNTFTQFIRICGFNRARQRDKLARFIDSFDNIQVEAARLDSHLTILANEKAAEGNEAHATALKHSAQFATWVLYNCFRAMMLYLMSGFELELYSVHEFLYIYWYPYELLISFIVSALTRTENNLLVQEEYAEHQSKLQGSGYTKNRKPKPKKNKKQQKPYRQEIVYYHALLSMCGGFYKALGALTKDGRIRQPMPKFDNEEIRFNRRFAPFATLTSPPPVSYAEFKSIREHMMRPPSSEIYAIAAKHFDQARNVLESIPNAEQEILDMLHVAKVNYVVMNVLAKGHQKDSKTQPEFDFSKHRHFPIIKLN